The Desulfovibrio inopinatus DSM 10711 genome window below encodes:
- a CDS encoding ABC transporter ATP-binding protein produces MPNDLSTRDLIKQFDNFIAVDTVSFEVPEGTFFSILGPSGCGKTTLLRMIAGFEEPTSGVIEIREKNMLGVPPNRRPVNLVFQHLALFPMMNVEENIAFGLKRRGVGSKEIKKRVHSILERVELPGYGSKQVSQLSGGQRQRVAIARCLVLEPSVLLLDEPLGALDLKLREQMKVELKKLQAEIGTTFVYITHDQSEALVMSDRVAVMNKGRFEQVGTPQELYSEPATPFVAGFVGDNNTWQGLLTRPSPETAVVTTAEGHAFEVRDNAACVEGAKVTLFLRPEAMRIEPKETKGMNIFGVIVKSILFDGANSRLLTVTEQGHELLVALPQNRKFDYIRPGDTITLGWHHEAGVTFQAEE; encoded by the coding sequence ATGCCCAACGATCTTTCCACCCGTGACCTTATCAAACAGTTCGACAACTTTATCGCTGTTGATACGGTTTCATTCGAAGTACCTGAAGGCACATTTTTCTCCATTCTCGGCCCTTCCGGCTGTGGGAAAACAACCCTCCTACGCATGATTGCGGGATTCGAAGAGCCGACGTCGGGCGTGATCGAAATCCGTGAGAAAAACATGCTTGGGGTTCCGCCGAACCGTCGCCCAGTTAACCTTGTCTTTCAACATCTCGCCCTGTTCCCCATGATGAATGTGGAAGAAAACATTGCCTTCGGTCTCAAACGCCGAGGCGTAGGCAGCAAGGAGATCAAGAAACGGGTTCACTCCATACTGGAGCGGGTCGAGCTGCCTGGTTACGGCTCCAAACAAGTCAGCCAACTGTCAGGAGGTCAGCGACAGCGTGTCGCTATTGCCCGATGCCTCGTGTTGGAGCCGTCGGTGTTACTGCTGGATGAACCGCTGGGAGCGCTGGACTTGAAGTTGCGTGAACAGATGAAAGTCGAACTTAAAAAACTCCAGGCCGAGATTGGCACGACATTCGTGTATATCACTCACGACCAATCAGAAGCTCTGGTGATGTCGGATCGAGTGGCGGTCATGAATAAGGGCCGTTTCGAACAAGTCGGAACACCACAGGAATTGTATAGCGAACCGGCAACACCATTCGTTGCGGGGTTTGTCGGCGACAACAACACCTGGCAAGGTTTACTCACCCGCCCTTCTCCCGAAACAGCGGTTGTGACGACAGCCGAAGGCCATGCGTTTGAAGTTCGCGACAATGCTGCGTGTGTCGAGGGGGCCAAGGTGACCTTGTTCCTTCGTCCCGAAGCCATGCGTATTGAGCCCAAAGAGACGAAGGGGATGAACATTTTCGGCGTCATCGTCAAAAGTATCCTTTTCGATGGTGCTAACAGTCGTTTGCTGACCGTCACGGAACAAGGACATGAATTGCTGGTTGCGTTGCCGCAAAATCGCAAGTTCGATTATATCCGTCCCGGCGACACGATTACATTGGGTTGGCATCATGAAGCCGGTGTCACATTCCAGGCGGAGGAATAG
- a CDS encoding extracellular solute-binding protein, translated as MKKILVVALLAVFAMAGAAQAETFKLLTWKGYAPQKLVKAFEKETGIKVEVTYSNNEEMIAKLRATRGAGFDLAQPSQDRISSVQAKYNLYQPMDYSKIESDLFIPSMLAAVKKNTLVDDKSYAVPFCWGTSGLIVNNDKAPGVDSYLALIDPKYKGRVSYRLKRPTLIAMGFALGYDPFALYSDVEGYKKMLDAVSAKLIEAKPIVKNYWANGDSLIESMRSGEVYVAMAWDAGGWKLHADNKAIDFKAPKEGALGWIDTFAIPAKAENISAAYKWINFMMKPENAGYFTTQEKCATASKDAMKFTDAAVSENFTRSFPQAAIDNIKWYPPVPAKLESMEGKVLDKIKAAN; from the coding sequence ATGAAAAAGATTCTCGTCGTTGCCCTGCTGGCGGTATTCGCCATGGCTGGAGCAGCCCAGGCAGAAACGTTCAAGCTGTTGACCTGGAAAGGCTATGCCCCACAAAAGCTGGTTAAAGCATTTGAGAAAGAAACCGGCATCAAAGTCGAAGTCACCTACTCCAACAACGAAGAGATGATTGCCAAACTGCGCGCTACCCGTGGTGCCGGTTTTGACCTTGCCCAGCCCTCTCAGGACCGAATTTCCTCAGTGCAGGCCAAATACAATCTCTATCAGCCCATGGATTATTCCAAAATCGAATCCGATTTGTTTATCCCTTCCATGCTGGCTGCTGTGAAGAAGAACACTTTGGTTGATGACAAGTCCTATGCCGTCCCATTTTGTTGGGGTACATCCGGCCTTATCGTCAATAATGACAAAGCTCCCGGCGTCGATTCCTACTTGGCGCTGATCGATCCCAAGTATAAAGGACGCGTGAGCTACCGTCTGAAACGGCCGACTCTTATCGCCATGGGCTTCGCTCTCGGATATGATCCGTTTGCGCTGTACAGCGATGTGGAAGGCTACAAAAAAATGCTCGACGCCGTTTCCGCCAAACTCATTGAAGCGAAACCCATTGTGAAGAATTACTGGGCTAATGGTGATTCCTTGATTGAATCCATGCGTTCCGGTGAAGTTTATGTTGCCATGGCGTGGGATGCCGGCGGATGGAAACTGCACGCCGATAACAAGGCCATTGACTTCAAGGCTCCTAAAGAAGGTGCTCTGGGCTGGATTGATACCTTTGCCATTCCTGCAAAGGCTGAAAATATCTCTGCCGCTTACAAGTGGATCAATTTCATGATGAAGCCCGAAAACGCTGGGTACTTCACCACACAGGAAAAATGCGCCACGGCATCGAAAGATGCGATGAAGTTCACCGATGCTGCTGTGAGCGAAAACTTCACGCGTTCTTTCCCGCAGGCTGCCATCGATAACATCAAGTGGTATCCGCCGGTTCCTGCCAAGCTGGAAAGCATGGAAGGCAAGGTGCTTGACAAGATCAAGGCCGCCAACTAG
- a CDS encoding glycerophosphodiester phosphodiesterase, which yields MFFERFPGSGYVCAHRGARSIAPENTMSALQAAVDAKADFWELDVQKTADGALVVFHDDFLNRTTDIHTHTQFLDRQPWPVSHFTIEELRQLNAGSWFLAGDPHGTITRGEIAPEILPQMGEEGIPTLDAVLECSRKNAFPINIEIKDQIASPGDVSIVRDVYDAMQRTKTRDMVLISSFNHEYLRIMHRIDPDVPLAALVEEKHPDDLLSYLQSLGACGYHPDQAIIDTEFVQTLAGQGIKVSPYTVNDMDWACALLEAGCFSVITDFPQTLRRRLTAHSM from the coding sequence ATGTTCTTTGAACGCTTCCCCGGCTCGGGGTATGTATGCGCTCATCGGGGCGCACGATCCATTGCGCCGGAAAATACGATGAGTGCACTCCAGGCCGCTGTAGACGCGAAGGCTGATTTTTGGGAACTTGATGTTCAGAAAACGGCGGATGGTGCACTTGTCGTTTTTCATGATGATTTCTTGAATCGCACGACGGACATTCACACACACACCCAGTTTTTAGACCGACAACCGTGGCCGGTTTCACACTTTACCATTGAAGAACTCCGTCAACTCAATGCCGGATCATGGTTTCTCGCAGGCGATCCGCACGGCACCATTACTCGTGGAGAGATCGCCCCAGAAATACTGCCTCAAATGGGCGAAGAAGGTATTCCCACACTTGATGCGGTCCTGGAGTGCAGTCGAAAGAACGCGTTTCCCATCAATATCGAGATCAAAGATCAAATTGCGTCTCCAGGCGATGTGAGCATTGTCCGTGACGTCTATGATGCCATGCAGCGAACGAAAACACGGGACATGGTGCTTATATCCTCTTTTAATCATGAATATTTACGGATCATGCATCGTATTGATCCTGATGTCCCGCTGGCCGCATTGGTCGAAGAGAAGCACCCCGATGACCTTCTTTCATATCTCCAAAGCCTTGGCGCATGCGGGTATCACCCAGACCAAGCAATTATCGATACGGAATTCGTCCAGACACTGGCAGGACAAGGAATTAAAGTGAGCCCATATACGGTGAATGATATGGACTGGGCTTGTGCTCTCCTGGAAGCTGGTTGTTTTAGCGTCATCACAGATTTTCCACAGACGCTACGACGACGATTAACGGCCCATTCGATGTAA
- a CDS encoding LL-diaminopimelate aminotransferase, giving the protein MSQFQFANRLATLPPYLFAEIDRVKNEVKKSGIDIISLGIGDPDIPTPDFIVEKLYEAAKKPENHQYPSYVGLLSFRQGVADWYKRRFNVDLDPENEVVSLIGSKEGIAHFPFAFINPGDLALVATPNYPVYGVAVGFAGGEVEYTSLTAENNFLPDLDSISDESWEKAVMLFINYPNNPTAACASLDCYKKLVQKAKDTNTILVSDAAYTEMYYDPADKPISIFEVPGAKDVAIEFHSLSKTYNMTGWRIGMAVGNASLVKGLGKIKENVDSGIFQAVQEAGLVALEKGDPYAEEFRGIYKERRDICVSALQKMGIECMVPKATFYVWCKTPTGYTSAEFVTKVLRETGVVVTPGNGFGGPGEGYFRIALTVEKDRIEEAVSRLAKL; this is encoded by the coding sequence ATGTCGCAATTTCAGTTCGCTAACCGGTTGGCCACCTTGCCTCCCTATCTTTTTGCCGAAATTGACCGCGTTAAAAACGAGGTGAAAAAAAGCGGTATCGACATTATCAGTCTTGGTATCGGTGATCCCGATATCCCGACCCCTGACTTTATTGTTGAAAAACTCTATGAAGCCGCCAAAAAGCCGGAGAATCATCAGTATCCGTCCTATGTTGGCTTACTTTCCTTTCGTCAGGGCGTAGCCGACTGGTACAAACGGCGTTTTAACGTCGACCTTGACCCGGAAAACGAGGTTGTTAGCCTGATTGGCTCCAAAGAAGGTATAGCCCACTTTCCTTTTGCGTTTATCAACCCGGGAGACCTTGCCCTTGTCGCTACGCCGAATTACCCTGTTTACGGAGTGGCTGTAGGATTTGCCGGTGGAGAAGTCGAATACACGTCTTTGACGGCCGAAAATAACTTTCTTCCCGATCTCGATTCGATTTCCGATGAATCGTGGGAAAAGGCCGTTATGCTTTTTATCAACTATCCCAACAATCCCACAGCGGCCTGTGCTTCTCTTGATTGTTATAAAAAGCTTGTGCAAAAGGCCAAAGATACCAATACCATTCTCGTGTCGGACGCGGCCTATACTGAAATGTATTACGACCCGGCCGACAAACCAATCTCCATTTTTGAGGTTCCTGGAGCGAAGGACGTAGCTATTGAGTTCCACTCGTTGTCCAAAACCTACAATATGACGGGCTGGCGTATTGGCATGGCCGTCGGCAATGCCAGCCTGGTGAAAGGCTTGGGAAAAATTAAGGAAAACGTGGATTCTGGCATCTTCCAAGCCGTACAGGAAGCTGGTTTGGTCGCATTGGAAAAGGGCGATCCCTATGCTGAAGAATTTCGCGGTATTTATAAGGAGCGTCGTGATATTTGCGTCAGCGCCTTGCAGAAAATGGGTATTGAGTGCATGGTGCCGAAAGCCACTTTTTATGTCTGGTGCAAGACCCCCACAGGATATACCTCGGCAGAATTTGTCACCAAAGTGCTTCGTGAGACCGGCGTTGTCGTGACTCCGGGGAATGGCTTTGGCGGACCGGGCGAAGGGTATTTCCGCATCGCGCTGACTGTCGAGAAAGATCGCATCGAGGAGGCCGTGTCACGTCTGGCCAAACTGTAA
- the xerD gene encoding site-specific tyrosine recombinase XerD: MKTPSSPLSDFSQKDTETLPVHPLVDSYLEYILISKGLSENSLSAYSADLSLFLGFLNEKKAQLESVDDSVIFLYLMFLRKRGLKSSSLARHLSSLRGFFSYCVEEGHLEMSPAELVENPKLPRKLPEVLSIDGVAKLLAAPDTATPLGFRDKTMLELLYAAGLRVSELIDLRPLDFDAQTGLLKVFGKGSKERIVPIHYTAQEFLVRYIDAVRGAFKPVEDKIFLNRSGKGLSRQGVWKLIKRYALKANVSTAISPHSLRHSFATHLLEGGADLRSVQMLLGHADISATEIYTHVQRDRLYKMHHDFHPRSKI; the protein is encoded by the coding sequence ATCAAAACACCCTCCTCTCCTCTTTCTGATTTTTCCCAGAAGGACACAGAGACACTCCCGGTCCACCCTCTCGTAGATAGCTATCTTGAGTATATTCTTATCTCAAAAGGATTATCCGAAAATAGCCTGAGTGCCTACAGCGCCGATCTCTCTTTGTTTCTCGGCTTTCTCAACGAGAAAAAGGCGCAACTGGAATCTGTGGACGACAGCGTTATCTTCCTTTATCTCATGTTTTTACGAAAACGCGGTTTGAAAAGTTCAAGCTTGGCGAGACACTTAAGTTCACTGCGAGGTTTTTTCTCTTATTGTGTCGAAGAAGGCCACCTTGAAATGAGCCCGGCCGAATTGGTTGAAAACCCGAAACTTCCACGCAAACTCCCGGAAGTATTATCTATCGATGGTGTCGCCAAACTGTTGGCTGCTCCTGATACAGCAACACCCCTTGGTTTTCGCGACAAAACAATGCTGGAACTCCTCTATGCCGCGGGCTTGCGTGTCTCCGAACTTATTGATTTACGTCCGCTTGATTTTGATGCCCAGACGGGGCTTCTGAAAGTATTTGGCAAGGGGTCCAAAGAACGTATTGTCCCTATTCACTATACGGCGCAGGAATTCCTGGTTCGGTATATAGATGCCGTTCGAGGAGCATTCAAACCGGTTGAGGACAAAATTTTTCTTAATCGTTCAGGCAAGGGCTTATCTCGACAAGGAGTTTGGAAACTCATCAAACGCTACGCGCTCAAAGCCAATGTTTCCACGGCAATTTCTCCGCATAGTCTCCGCCACTCCTTTGCCACCCATCTTCTCGAAGGTGGCGCCGATCTCCGGAGCGTTCAAATGCTGCTTGGCCATGCCGACATCAGTGCAACGGAAATCTATACCCACGTTCAGCGTGACCGATTGTACAAAATGCACCATGACTTTCATCCCCGCTCGAAAATATAA
- a CDS encoding iron ABC transporter substrate-binding protein yields MHIIRLKEQHLVIRSILLCFLGVLSLVGSAQAETPVIDALGNPLALRNVQHVICSGPGCLRLLVYLEAQDRVVAVDDIETKRRAFDARPYALANPQLKKLPTFGEFRGHDNPERILLLNPQPQVIFKTYPTMGHDAAELQQKTDIPVIPLNYGDLTAHRSDLYASLRIMGEVLGKQERAEAVIAFFDDQIHQLAARTKDIPDDQLPTVYIGGVAHKGPHGYQSTEPAYPPFLFVKTLPVTRLGDGSGKNLQHADIAKEKIVEWNPDYLFLDLSTLQLGESAGALYELRTDPAYATLTARKNGKVYGVLPYNWYTQNCGSTLADAWFVGKLLYPDRFEYIDPVQQADTIYTFLVNKPVFAEMNALFNSMAFRPIPMQ; encoded by the coding sequence ATGCATATAATACGCTTGAAAGAACAGCATCTTGTTATTCGCAGTATCCTTCTTTGCTTTTTGGGAGTGCTCAGTCTTGTCGGTTCGGCACAAGCGGAAACGCCGGTGATTGATGCGCTGGGGAACCCTCTCGCCTTACGCAATGTTCAACATGTGATTTGTTCCGGGCCGGGCTGCCTGCGTCTCCTGGTCTATCTTGAAGCTCAAGACCGTGTTGTCGCTGTCGATGATATTGAAACAAAACGACGAGCATTCGATGCTCGCCCGTACGCGCTCGCCAATCCTCAATTGAAAAAACTCCCCACGTTTGGAGAATTTCGTGGACATGACAATCCAGAGCGTATTCTTCTCTTGAACCCTCAACCGCAGGTTATCTTCAAAACGTATCCAACAATGGGCCACGATGCGGCCGAGCTTCAGCAAAAAACAGATATCCCTGTTATTCCCCTCAACTATGGCGATCTGACAGCGCATCGAAGCGACCTCTATGCATCGTTGCGTATTATGGGAGAAGTTCTTGGCAAGCAGGAGCGCGCAGAAGCCGTCATTGCATTTTTCGATGATCAGATTCATCAACTTGCCGCGCGGACAAAGGACATCCCGGATGATCAGCTTCCGACGGTGTATATTGGAGGAGTCGCCCATAAAGGACCGCACGGCTACCAATCGACAGAACCGGCCTACCCGCCTTTTCTCTTTGTCAAAACCCTTCCCGTCACACGCTTGGGAGACGGTTCGGGAAAAAACTTGCAGCACGCCGATATCGCCAAAGAAAAAATTGTCGAGTGGAATCCAGACTATTTGTTTCTCGATCTTTCCACGCTGCAACTCGGGGAAAGCGCAGGTGCCTTGTATGAATTACGTACCGATCCGGCATACGCCACATTGACGGCCCGGAAAAACGGCAAGGTGTACGGTGTGCTTCCGTATAATTGGTATACGCAGAATTGTGGTTCGACTCTTGCTGATGCATGGTTTGTCGGCAAACTCCTCTATCCTGATCGCTTTGAATACATCGATCCCGTCCAGCAGGCCGATACAATCTATACATTTCTCGTCAACAAACCCGTGTTTGCTGAAATGAATGCGCTATTCAATTCTATGGCGTTCCGTCCAATCCCCATGCAATAA
- a CDS encoding ABC transporter permease, whose protein sequence is MKGSRLTLWIFLAPVLMWLLLLIVLPNIDLLIMSLRGENDYGDLVWTFNNYFNFFTEPIYWLTFVRTAIYAILTTFITFLIAMPVSFYIAKLARKRVQGALMILLLLPFWVSELVRIYGWMILLRESGVINFILLKLGIITVPIEMLYNDATMIMGLVYTSMLFMIVPLVSVMESLDDSLIEAAHDLGANQFVIWRTIIIPHCKPGITSGAIVVFMLTLGNYLTPNLMGGKNSLWFTEQIYNQFIASFNWNQGAAFGFLLLVLSSLIIWIGLTISRQKLGEVAS, encoded by the coding sequence ATGAAAGGCTCTCGACTTACCTTGTGGATTTTTCTGGCCCCAGTGCTGATGTGGCTGCTTTTGTTGATTGTTTTGCCGAACATTGATCTTCTCATTATGAGTTTACGAGGAGAAAATGATTACGGCGATCTCGTCTGGACCTTCAATAATTACTTTAACTTTTTCACCGAACCCATTTATTGGCTGACCTTTGTCCGCACGGCAATCTACGCCATTTTGACAACATTCATTACGTTTCTCATCGCCATGCCGGTCTCCTTTTATATCGCGAAGTTGGCCCGGAAACGAGTCCAAGGTGCGCTCATGATTTTGCTCTTGCTCCCCTTCTGGGTGAGTGAGTTGGTGCGTATTTATGGCTGGATGATCTTGTTGCGCGAGTCCGGAGTCATCAACTTTATTCTGCTGAAACTCGGTATTATTACGGTTCCCATTGAAATGCTTTACAATGACGCCACTATGATCATGGGGCTTGTCTACACGTCCATGCTCTTCATGATTGTTCCGCTGGTGTCTGTGATGGAAAGCTTGGACGATAGTCTGATTGAAGCAGCACATGATCTCGGCGCCAATCAGTTCGTCATCTGGCGAACGATCATCATTCCTCATTGTAAGCCGGGTATCACATCGGGGGCCATCGTGGTCTTCATGTTAACCCTTGGCAACTATCTGACACCGAATCTTATGGGCGGGAAAAATTCGTTGTGGTTTACCGAGCAGATTTATAACCAGTTTATTGCCAGTTTTAACTGGAACCAGGGGGCGGCGTTTGGCTTCCTGCTTCTGGTACTCAGTTCCTTGATCATTTGGATTGGTTTGACCATCTCACGGCAAAAACTCGGTGAGGTGGCGTCATGA
- a CDS encoding CBS domain-containing protein translates to MTQIAESQKITAHTIITGHANADFDCLASMIAASKLYPGAVLIFPGSQEKNIRNFFIDSATYLFNFKSFKEIDPTSVKLLVMVDNRQRTRVPHVEPVFANPDLQIHVYDHHPDTEDDVSADFADVRSWGSCTSVIVDCIRQRNIDVTAEEATFLGIGIYEDTGSFSFNSTTQYDFEIAGWLRSKGMDVDVVADLITRDLDSEQITIMGSLIESATEHDINGSTVVIAECTTKEFVGDLAILVHKFIEMENIRVLFALARMKDRVHVVARSRSADVDVGRICKSLGGGGHAYAASASIKDKTLAQVKEELFGLLYSQVNPQILAEKLMNKPAVSLIETDDINSALDVMTHYGLKAAPVLCAGDCVGLLERDIVSKAIKHGLGDVAIGEYMKRSVQTVHRDTDFYAVMEIILSLGQRLVPVLDRGRIVGVITRTDLINTLIDEPARISESLLTESRRERNIGSIITERIPKQFLNVLEAAGNLAQEMGCEAYIVGGIVRDILLGEPNDDLDIVVEGDGIRFAEKLATRLGGRSKSHRKFKTAVIVLPDDTRVDVATARLEYYEYPAALPTVELSSIKMDLYRRDFTINALAVHINPDSFGRLVDFFGSQRDIKEKVIRVLHSLSFVEDPTRILRAIRFEQRFQFHIGPQTDRLIKNAIQLNFFHKLSGARVFHELRHILEGKTPYACFLRMESYKLLSAIHPSLGLTIKRKRLLEETEKVLEWYRMLYSDTEPEVWKIYFMGLCSGLDTPEVLSVFRRLALTKRHEREIISLRILLWEASKQLIYWGNREIASSHIYFMLEAVPLEGILFLMARYPKEPVRKYLSRFLTQLRHVTVDITGDDLIRLGVSPGPVFSDILKAVKAARLDGRAECREDQLALAKRIASGETELYDEICSTCALMLKDRETKKHKLPLDTD, encoded by the coding sequence ATGACACAAATTGCTGAATCCCAAAAAATCACTGCGCATACCATCATTACCGGTCATGCCAATGCCGATTTCGACTGCTTGGCGTCCATGATTGCCGCAAGTAAGCTGTATCCTGGAGCTGTTCTTATTTTTCCCGGCAGCCAGGAAAAAAATATTCGCAATTTTTTTATTGATAGCGCCACCTATCTGTTCAACTTTAAATCCTTCAAAGAGATTGACCCGACGTCGGTCAAGCTCCTCGTCATGGTCGATAATCGGCAACGCACCCGCGTTCCACACGTCGAGCCTGTGTTTGCCAACCCAGATCTCCAAATCCATGTGTATGATCATCATCCTGATACGGAAGATGACGTTTCTGCCGACTTCGCCGATGTACGCTCCTGGGGATCGTGCACTTCGGTCATTGTTGATTGCATCCGACAACGAAATATCGATGTCACCGCAGAAGAAGCGACTTTTCTCGGAATCGGAATATACGAGGATACGGGCTCATTTTCGTTTAACTCCACCACGCAATATGACTTTGAAATCGCGGGTTGGCTGCGATCCAAAGGTATGGATGTCGATGTTGTTGCCGATCTCATCACCCGCGATCTGGATTCCGAACAAATTACGATCATGGGCAGCCTTATTGAATCGGCCACTGAGCACGATATTAACGGATCAACGGTCGTTATTGCCGAATGCACCACGAAAGAATTCGTCGGCGACTTGGCCATTCTCGTTCATAAGTTCATTGAGATGGAAAATATCCGCGTGCTTTTTGCCTTGGCTCGCATGAAAGACCGAGTACATGTGGTTGCCCGTTCTCGTAGTGCCGATGTCGATGTGGGGCGTATTTGCAAATCATTAGGAGGTGGGGGGCATGCCTATGCCGCTTCAGCCTCAATCAAGGATAAAACCCTTGCTCAGGTAAAAGAAGAACTCTTTGGCCTGCTCTATTCCCAGGTCAATCCACAGATTTTGGCTGAAAAACTCATGAATAAACCGGCCGTATCACTCATCGAAACCGACGATATTAACTCGGCTCTTGATGTCATGACGCACTATGGGTTGAAGGCCGCTCCCGTACTTTGTGCTGGCGATTGCGTCGGGCTCCTCGAACGCGACATTGTCAGTAAGGCCATCAAACACGGCTTGGGCGATGTGGCCATTGGCGAATACATGAAGCGATCGGTGCAAACCGTTCACCGTGACACCGACTTTTATGCCGTCATGGAAATCATTTTGTCGCTTGGGCAGCGACTTGTTCCGGTTTTGGATCGTGGTCGCATTGTTGGTGTCATTACTCGAACCGACCTTATTAATACCCTTATCGACGAGCCGGCCCGTATTTCTGAATCGCTCCTGACGGAGAGCCGCCGTGAACGCAATATTGGAAGTATTATTACGGAGCGTATCCCAAAACAGTTTTTGAACGTTCTCGAGGCTGCCGGAAACCTTGCACAGGAAATGGGATGCGAGGCTTATATCGTTGGTGGTATTGTGCGCGACATTCTTCTTGGCGAACCCAATGACGACCTCGACATAGTCGTTGAGGGCGATGGGATTCGATTCGCCGAGAAACTCGCGACTCGGTTGGGTGGACGTTCCAAATCGCATCGAAAATTCAAAACCGCCGTCATTGTTCTTCCCGATGATACACGAGTCGATGTCGCTACGGCGAGACTGGAGTATTATGAATATCCAGCTGCTCTGCCGACGGTGGAATTGTCATCCATCAAAATGGATTTGTATCGTCGCGATTTTACCATCAATGCGCTTGCCGTTCATATCAACCCGGATTCTTTCGGCAGACTCGTGGACTTTTTTGGTTCTCAGCGAGACATTAAAGAAAAAGTAATTCGTGTTCTACATTCTTTAAGTTTCGTGGAAGATCCGACTCGCATTTTGCGTGCAATTCGTTTTGAACAGCGTTTTCAATTCCACATCGGTCCTCAAACCGACCGCCTTATCAAAAATGCCATTCAACTCAACTTTTTCCATAAACTTTCGGGTGCGCGCGTTTTTCATGAGTTGCGGCATATCCTTGAAGGCAAAACGCCGTACGCGTGCTTTCTTCGTATGGAATCATATAAATTGCTCTCTGCAATTCATCCCTCGCTAGGGCTGACCATAAAACGTAAACGATTACTTGAAGAAACGGAGAAGGTGCTTGAGTGGTATCGCATGCTTTACTCTGACACCGAGCCCGAAGTGTGGAAAATTTACTTTATGGGACTTTGTTCCGGACTCGACACTCCTGAAGTTCTGTCGGTATTCCGCCGTTTGGCGCTGACGAAACGACATGAGCGTGAAATCATCTCCCTTCGTATTCTTCTTTGGGAGGCCTCCAAACAGCTTATCTACTGGGGGAACCGCGAAATTGCTTCGAGCCATATCTACTTTATGCTTGAAGCCGTTCCCTTGGAAGGAATCCTGTTTCTTATGGCGCGGTATCCCAAAGAACCGGTACGAAAATACCTGTCGCGTTTTCTCACCCAATTGCGCCATGTCACTGTGGATATTACGGGAGATGATCTCATTCGTTTAGGCGTGAGTCCCGGCCCGGTTTTTTCCGATATTCTCAAAGCCGTCAAAGCGGCACGATTAGACGGTCGAGCAGAATGCCGGGAAGACCAATTAGCGTTGGCCAAGCGCATAGCGAGCGGGGAAACAGAGTTGTATGACGAGATTTGTTCGACGTGTGCCTTGATGTTAAAAGATAGAGAAACAAAGAAACATAAGCTCCCATTAGACACAGATTAA
- a CDS encoding ABC transporter permease, with product MIRSLPRSRTYNWSFNFFIVLYFVFLFAPLLVTCVLAFNDSNFPALPWEGFSLDWFFSNGPKRVGLFHDDQILRSIVTSLQTAFFVSIFSVVVGTCASFLFEKEQFRFKGVLYFLMLAPLVIPGVILGISLLLASNTAGTFVDTTFGFDLDIFRPSFWLVVVGQFSFITTFVTLVVSARLRKFDHSLEEAALNLGATRLGVIWHVTLRYLQPAIIGAGAVAFLMSFENFNTTLFLVGSEPTLPINLYMQVRDGSTPVINAVSLMLIVGTSLLALVNLYFTKREK from the coding sequence ATGATTCGATCTCTCCCGCGCAGCCGGACCTATAATTGGTCATTTAATTTCTTCATTGTACTCTACTTCGTGTTTTTATTTGCCCCGCTGTTGGTAACGTGCGTTCTGGCGTTCAACGATTCCAACTTTCCTGCATTGCCGTGGGAAGGTTTTTCATTGGACTGGTTTTTCTCCAATGGACCGAAGCGTGTCGGCCTTTTTCACGATGATCAAATTTTGCGATCCATTGTAACAAGTCTGCAAACAGCGTTTTTTGTCTCGATTTTCAGCGTCGTTGTCGGTACCTGCGCCAGCTTTCTGTTTGAAAAGGAGCAGTTCCGTTTCAAGGGTGTTTTGTATTTTCTTATGCTGGCCCCACTTGTCATCCCTGGGGTCATTCTTGGTATCTCCCTGTTGCTCGCTTCCAATACTGCGGGAACATTTGTGGACACAACCTTTGGGTTCGACTTGGATATCTTTCGGCCCAGTTTTTGGCTGGTTGTCGTCGGACAATTTTCCTTCATCACAACCTTTGTGACGTTGGTGGTGTCGGCACGTTTACGAAAATTTGATCACTCCTTGGAGGAAGCGGCGCTCAATCTGGGGGCAACGCGGCTTGGTGTTATCTGGCATGTAACATTGCGCTACCTGCAGCCAGCCATCATCGGTGCCGGTGCTGTCGCCTTTCTTATGAGTTTTGAAAACTTCAATACAACGCTGTTTCTTGTCGGCTCGGAACCTACACTCCCCATCAATCTTTATATGCAGGTTCGTGACGGAAGTACCCCGGTCATCAATGCTGTTTCCTTGATGTTGATTGTGGGCACATCGCTTCTGGCCTTGGTGAATCTGTATTTCACAAAACGAGAAAAATAG